In one Paramormyrops kingsleyae isolate MSU_618 chromosome 18, PKINGS_0.4, whole genome shotgun sequence genomic region, the following are encoded:
- the plekhb1 gene encoding pleckstrin homology domain-containing family B member 1 — protein sequence MALMKSGWLWRQSSILKRWKMNWCDLWIDGSLMFYKTESRRNHESRIRLKIQSVDVKAGLECMGVIPPEGHPKENLVVVVLRDRSSIVMCASSEDESLAWKLTMMEAKRNTVYMYNPYDDGYQYVSVDSHNAVYINPDYANGGIHHILVHQQRRDGIGEQVALGLLAGMATGAAMRSFLCMPFWFC from the exons ATGGCGTTGATGAAGTCTGGGTGGCTCTGGAGGCAAA GCTCCATCCTCAAACGCTGGAAGATGAACTGGTGTGATCTGTGGATCGATGGCAGTTTGATGTTTTACAAAACGGAGAGCCGGCGGAACCACGAGAGCCGCATCCGCCTGAAAATCCAGTCCGTGGATGTAAAAGCAGGACTGGAATGTATGG GTGTCATTCCCCCAGAGGGACATCCAAAGGAGAatttggtggtggtggttctGAGAGACAGATCCTCCATTGTGATGTGTGCCAGCAGTGAGGATGAATCACT GGCATGGAAGCTGACAATGATGGAGGCCAAAAGAAATACA GTATACATGTACAACCCCTATGATGATGGATACCAGTATGTCTCAGTGGACAGTCACAACGCCGTCTACATAAATCCTGATTATGCCAACGGAG GCATTCACCACATACTGGTCCATCAGCAGCGCAGAGATGGGATAGGGGAACAGGTGGCACTGGGGCTCCTGGCTGGGATGGCCACAGGGGCGGCAATGCGGTCTTTCTTGTGCATGCCCTTCTGGTTTTGCTGA